Proteins encoded in a region of the Acomys russatus chromosome 14, mAcoRus1.1, whole genome shotgun sequence genome:
- the Parp6 gene encoding protein mono-ADP-ribosyltransferase PARP6 isoform X1, whose product MDIKGQFWNDDDSEGDNESEEFLYGVQGSCAADLYRHPQLDADIEAVKEIYSENSVSIREYGTIDDVDIDLHVNISFLDEEVSTAWKVLRTEPIVLRLRFSLSQYLDGPEPSIEVFQPSNKEGFGLGLQLKKILGMFTSQQWKHLSNDFLKTQQEKRHSWFKASGTIKKFRAGLSIFSPIPKSPSFPVIQDSMLKGKLGVPELRVGRLMNRSISCTMKNPKVEVFGYPPSPQAGLLCPQHVGLPPPTRTSPLVSGHCKNIPTLEYGFLVQIMKYAEQRIPTLNEYCVVCDEQHVFQNGSMLKPAVCTRELCVFSFYTLGVMSGAAEEVATGAEVVDLLVAMCRAALESPRKSIIFEPYPSVVDPTDPKTLAFNPKKKNYERLQKALDSVMSIREMTQGSYLEIKKQMDKLDPLAHPLLQWIISSNRSHIVKLPLSRQLKFMHTSHQFLLLSSPPAKEARFRTAKKLYGSTFAFHGSHIENWHSILRNGLVNASYTKLQLHGAAYGKGIYLSPISSISFGYSGMGKGQHRMPSKDELVQRYNRMNTIPQTRSIQSRFLQSRNLNCIALCEVITSKDLQKHGNIWVCPVSDHVCTRFFFVYEDGQVGDANINTQDPKIQKEIMRVIGTQVYTN is encoded by the exons ATG GACATCAAAGGCCAGTTCTGGAATGACGATGATTCAGAAGGGGACAACGAATCAGAAGAATTTCTGTATGGAGTTCAG GGGAGCTGTGCAGCTGACCTATATAGACACCCACAGCTGGATGCAGACATTGAAGCAGTGAAGGAGATCTACAGTGAGAACTCCGTGTCCATCAG AGAATATGGAACTATCGATGACGTGGACATTGACCTGCACGTCAACATCAGCTTCCTCGAT GAGGAAGTGTCTACAGCCTGGAAGGTCCTTCGAACAGAACCTATTGTGTTGAGGCTTcggttttctctctctcagtacCTTGATGGACCAG aGCCGTCAATTGAGGTTTTCCAGCCATCGAATAAGGAAGGGTTTGGGCTAGGTCTTCAGTTGAAAAa GATCCTGGGTATGTTTACATCCCAACAATGGAAGCATCTGAGCAATGATTTCTTGAAGACCCAGCAGGAGAAGAGGCACAGTTGGTTCAAGGCAAGTGGTACCATCAAGAAGTTCCGAGCTGGCCTCAGCATCTTCTCGCCCATCCCTAA GTCTCCCAGTTTTCCTGTCATACAGGATTCCATGCTGAAAGGAAAACTGGGTGTACCAGAGCTTCGAGTTGGACGCCTTATGAACCGTTCCATTTCTTGCACCATGAAGAACCCAAAAGTAGAGGTGTTTGGCTATCCCCCCAGCCCTCAGGCAGGTCTCCTGTGCCCCCAGCATGTgggcctccctcccccaacacggACTTCTCCTTTG GTCAGTGGTCACTGCAAGAACATCCCCACTCTAGAGTATGGATTCCTTGTCCAG ATCATGAAGTATGCAGAGCAGAGGATCCCAACGCTGAATGAgtactgtgtggtgtgtgatgaGCAGCATGTCTTCCAGAATGGGTCCATGCTCAAG CCAGCTGTCTGTACCCGTGAACTGTGCGTCTTCTCCTTCTACACGCTGGGAGTCATGTCTGGAGCTGCAGAGGAAGTGGCTACTGGAGCAGAG gTGGTAGATCTGCTGGTGGCCATGTGCCGAGCCGCTTTGGAGTCCCCTAGAAAGAGCATCATCTTCGAGCCTTATCCCTCTGTGGTGGACCCCACTGATCCCAAGACTCTGGCCTTTAACCCTAAG aaaaaaaattatgagcgGCTTCAGAAAGCTCTGGATAGTGTGATGTCCATTCGGGAGATGACCCAG GGCTCATATTTGGAAATCAAGAAACAGATGGACAAGCTGGATCCATTGGCCCATCCTCTTCTGCAGTG GATAATTTCTAGCAACAGGTCACACATTGTCAAACTACCTCTCAGCAGG CAGCTGAAGTTCATGCACACCTCACACCAATTCCTCCTGCTGAGCAGCCCTCCTGCCAAGGAGGCTAGGTTCCGGACCGCCAAGAAGCTCTACGGAAGCACCTTTGCCTTCCA TGGGTCCCACATTGAGAACTGGCATTCAATCCTGCGCAATGGGCTGGTCAATGCATCCTACACCAAACTGCAG CTGCATGGAGCAGCCTATGGCAAAGGCATCTACCTGAGCCCCATCTCCAGTATTTCCTTTGGATATTCAG GAATGGGCAAAGGACAGCACAGGATGCCTTCCAAGGATGAGCTGGTCCAGAGATATAATAGAATGAACACCATCCCCCAG ACCCGATCCATTCAGTCAAGGTTCCTGCAGAGTCGGAATCTGAACTGTATAGCACTTTGTGAAG TGATCACATCTAAGGACCTCCAGAAGCACGGGAACATTTGGGTGTGCCCTGTGTCCGACCATGTCTGCACAAGGTTCTTCTTTGT ATATGAGGATGGGCAGGTGGGTGATGCCAACATTAATACTCAGGACCCCAAGATACAGAAGGAAATCATGCGTGTGATCGGAACTCAGGTTTACACAAACTGA
- the Parp6 gene encoding protein mono-ADP-ribosyltransferase PARP6 isoform X3, protein MDIKGQFWNDDDSEGDNESEEFLYGVQGSCAADLYRHPQLDADIEAVKEIYSENSVSIREYGTIDDVDIDLHVNISFLDEEVSTAWKVLRTEPIVLRLRFSLSQYLDGPEPSIEVFQPSNKEGFGLGLQLKKILGMFTSQQWKHLSNDFLKTQQEKRHSWFKASGTIKKFRAGLSIFSPIPKSPSFPVIQDSMLKGKLGVPELRVGRLMNRSISCTMKNPKVEVFGYPPSPQVSGHCKNIPTLEYGFLVQIMKYAEQRIPTLNEYCVVCDEQHVFQNGSMLKPAVCTRELCVFSFYTLGVMSGAAEEVATGAEVVDLLVAMCRAALESPRKSIIFEPYPSVVDPTDPKTLAFNPKKKNYERLQKALDSVMSIREMTQGSYLEIKKQMDKLDPLAHPLLQWIISSNRSHIVKLPLSRQLKFMHTSHQFLLLSSPPAKEARFRTAKKLYGSTFAFHGSHIENWHSILRNGLVNASYTKLQLHGAAYGKGIYLSPISSISFGYSGMGKGQHRMPSKDELVQRYNRMNTIPQTRSIQSRFLQSRNLNCIALCEVITSKDLQKHGNIWVCPVSDHVCTRFFFVYEDGQVGDANINTQDPKIQKEIMRVIGTQVYTN, encoded by the exons ATG GACATCAAAGGCCAGTTCTGGAATGACGATGATTCAGAAGGGGACAACGAATCAGAAGAATTTCTGTATGGAGTTCAG GGGAGCTGTGCAGCTGACCTATATAGACACCCACAGCTGGATGCAGACATTGAAGCAGTGAAGGAGATCTACAGTGAGAACTCCGTGTCCATCAG AGAATATGGAACTATCGATGACGTGGACATTGACCTGCACGTCAACATCAGCTTCCTCGAT GAGGAAGTGTCTACAGCCTGGAAGGTCCTTCGAACAGAACCTATTGTGTTGAGGCTTcggttttctctctctcagtacCTTGATGGACCAG aGCCGTCAATTGAGGTTTTCCAGCCATCGAATAAGGAAGGGTTTGGGCTAGGTCTTCAGTTGAAAAa GATCCTGGGTATGTTTACATCCCAACAATGGAAGCATCTGAGCAATGATTTCTTGAAGACCCAGCAGGAGAAGAGGCACAGTTGGTTCAAGGCAAGTGGTACCATCAAGAAGTTCCGAGCTGGCCTCAGCATCTTCTCGCCCATCCCTAA GTCTCCCAGTTTTCCTGTCATACAGGATTCCATGCTGAAAGGAAAACTGGGTGTACCAGAGCTTCGAGTTGGACGCCTTATGAACCGTTCCATTTCTTGCACCATGAAGAACCCAAAAGTAGAGGTGTTTGGCTATCCCCCCAGCCCTCAG GTCAGTGGTCACTGCAAGAACATCCCCACTCTAGAGTATGGATTCCTTGTCCAG ATCATGAAGTATGCAGAGCAGAGGATCCCAACGCTGAATGAgtactgtgtggtgtgtgatgaGCAGCATGTCTTCCAGAATGGGTCCATGCTCAAG CCAGCTGTCTGTACCCGTGAACTGTGCGTCTTCTCCTTCTACACGCTGGGAGTCATGTCTGGAGCTGCAGAGGAAGTGGCTACTGGAGCAGAG gTGGTAGATCTGCTGGTGGCCATGTGCCGAGCCGCTTTGGAGTCCCCTAGAAAGAGCATCATCTTCGAGCCTTATCCCTCTGTGGTGGACCCCACTGATCCCAAGACTCTGGCCTTTAACCCTAAG aaaaaaaattatgagcgGCTTCAGAAAGCTCTGGATAGTGTGATGTCCATTCGGGAGATGACCCAG GGCTCATATTTGGAAATCAAGAAACAGATGGACAAGCTGGATCCATTGGCCCATCCTCTTCTGCAGTG GATAATTTCTAGCAACAGGTCACACATTGTCAAACTACCTCTCAGCAGG CAGCTGAAGTTCATGCACACCTCACACCAATTCCTCCTGCTGAGCAGCCCTCCTGCCAAGGAGGCTAGGTTCCGGACCGCCAAGAAGCTCTACGGAAGCACCTTTGCCTTCCA TGGGTCCCACATTGAGAACTGGCATTCAATCCTGCGCAATGGGCTGGTCAATGCATCCTACACCAAACTGCAG CTGCATGGAGCAGCCTATGGCAAAGGCATCTACCTGAGCCCCATCTCCAGTATTTCCTTTGGATATTCAG GAATGGGCAAAGGACAGCACAGGATGCCTTCCAAGGATGAGCTGGTCCAGAGATATAATAGAATGAACACCATCCCCCAG ACCCGATCCATTCAGTCAAGGTTCCTGCAGAGTCGGAATCTGAACTGTATAGCACTTTGTGAAG TGATCACATCTAAGGACCTCCAGAAGCACGGGAACATTTGGGTGTGCCCTGTGTCCGACCATGTCTGCACAAGGTTCTTCTTTGT ATATGAGGATGGGCAGGTGGGTGATGCCAACATTAATACTCAGGACCCCAAGATACAGAAGGAAATCATGCGTGTGATCGGAACTCAGGTTTACACAAACTGA
- the Parp6 gene encoding protein mono-ADP-ribosyltransferase PARP6 isoform X4 produces MDIKGQFWNDDDSEGDNESEEFLYGVQGSCAADLYRHPQLDADIEAVKEIYSENSVSIREYGTIDDVDIDLHVNISFLDEEVSTAWKVLRTEPIVLRLRFSLSQYLDGPEPSIEVFQPSNKEGFGLGLQLKKILGMFTSQQWKHLSNDFLKTQQEKRHSWFKASGTIKKFRAGLSIFSPIPKSPSFPVIQDSMLKGKLGVPELRVGRLMNRSISCTMKNPKVEVFGYPPSPQVSGHCKNIPTLEYGFLVQIMKYAEQRIPTLNEYCVVCDEQHVFQNGSMLKPAVCTRELCVFSFYTLGVMSGAAEEVATGAEVVDLLVAMCRAALESPRKSIIFEPYPSVVDPTDPKTLAFNPKKKNYERLQKALDSVMSIREMTQGSYLEIKKQMDKLDPLAHPLLQWIISSNRSHIVKLPLSRLKFMHTSHQFLLLSSPPAKEARFRTAKKLYGSTFAFHGSHIENWHSILRNGLVNASYTKLQLHGAAYGKGIYLSPISSISFGYSGMGKGQHRMPSKDELVQRYNRMNTIPQTRSIQSRFLQSRNLNCIALCEVITSKDLQKHGNIWVCPVSDHVCTRFFFVYEDGQVGDANINTQDPKIQKEIMRVIGTQVYTN; encoded by the exons ATG GACATCAAAGGCCAGTTCTGGAATGACGATGATTCAGAAGGGGACAACGAATCAGAAGAATTTCTGTATGGAGTTCAG GGGAGCTGTGCAGCTGACCTATATAGACACCCACAGCTGGATGCAGACATTGAAGCAGTGAAGGAGATCTACAGTGAGAACTCCGTGTCCATCAG AGAATATGGAACTATCGATGACGTGGACATTGACCTGCACGTCAACATCAGCTTCCTCGAT GAGGAAGTGTCTACAGCCTGGAAGGTCCTTCGAACAGAACCTATTGTGTTGAGGCTTcggttttctctctctcagtacCTTGATGGACCAG aGCCGTCAATTGAGGTTTTCCAGCCATCGAATAAGGAAGGGTTTGGGCTAGGTCTTCAGTTGAAAAa GATCCTGGGTATGTTTACATCCCAACAATGGAAGCATCTGAGCAATGATTTCTTGAAGACCCAGCAGGAGAAGAGGCACAGTTGGTTCAAGGCAAGTGGTACCATCAAGAAGTTCCGAGCTGGCCTCAGCATCTTCTCGCCCATCCCTAA GTCTCCCAGTTTTCCTGTCATACAGGATTCCATGCTGAAAGGAAAACTGGGTGTACCAGAGCTTCGAGTTGGACGCCTTATGAACCGTTCCATTTCTTGCACCATGAAGAACCCAAAAGTAGAGGTGTTTGGCTATCCCCCCAGCCCTCAG GTCAGTGGTCACTGCAAGAACATCCCCACTCTAGAGTATGGATTCCTTGTCCAG ATCATGAAGTATGCAGAGCAGAGGATCCCAACGCTGAATGAgtactgtgtggtgtgtgatgaGCAGCATGTCTTCCAGAATGGGTCCATGCTCAAG CCAGCTGTCTGTACCCGTGAACTGTGCGTCTTCTCCTTCTACACGCTGGGAGTCATGTCTGGAGCTGCAGAGGAAGTGGCTACTGGAGCAGAG gTGGTAGATCTGCTGGTGGCCATGTGCCGAGCCGCTTTGGAGTCCCCTAGAAAGAGCATCATCTTCGAGCCTTATCCCTCTGTGGTGGACCCCACTGATCCCAAGACTCTGGCCTTTAACCCTAAG aaaaaaaattatgagcgGCTTCAGAAAGCTCTGGATAGTGTGATGTCCATTCGGGAGATGACCCAG GGCTCATATTTGGAAATCAAGAAACAGATGGACAAGCTGGATCCATTGGCCCATCCTCTTCTGCAGTG GATAATTTCTAGCAACAGGTCACACATTGTCAAACTACCTCTCAGCAGG CTGAAGTTCATGCACACCTCACACCAATTCCTCCTGCTGAGCAGCCCTCCTGCCAAGGAGGCTAGGTTCCGGACCGCCAAGAAGCTCTACGGAAGCACCTTTGCCTTCCA TGGGTCCCACATTGAGAACTGGCATTCAATCCTGCGCAATGGGCTGGTCAATGCATCCTACACCAAACTGCAG CTGCATGGAGCAGCCTATGGCAAAGGCATCTACCTGAGCCCCATCTCCAGTATTTCCTTTGGATATTCAG GAATGGGCAAAGGACAGCACAGGATGCCTTCCAAGGATGAGCTGGTCCAGAGATATAATAGAATGAACACCATCCCCCAG ACCCGATCCATTCAGTCAAGGTTCCTGCAGAGTCGGAATCTGAACTGTATAGCACTTTGTGAAG TGATCACATCTAAGGACCTCCAGAAGCACGGGAACATTTGGGTGTGCCCTGTGTCCGACCATGTCTGCACAAGGTTCTTCTTTGT ATATGAGGATGGGCAGGTGGGTGATGCCAACATTAATACTCAGGACCCCAAGATACAGAAGGAAATCATGCGTGTGATCGGAACTCAGGTTTACACAAACTGA
- the Parp6 gene encoding protein mono-ADP-ribosyltransferase PARP6 isoform X2, whose translation MDIKGQFWNDDDSEGDNESEEFLYGVQGSCAADLYRHPQLDADIEAVKEIYSENSVSIREYGTIDDVDIDLHVNISFLDEEVSTAWKVLRTEPIVLRLRFSLSQYLDGPEPSIEVFQPSNKEGFGLGLQLKKILGMFTSQQWKHLSNDFLKTQQEKRHSWFKASGTIKKFRAGLSIFSPIPKSPSFPVIQDSMLKGKLGVPELRVGRLMNRSISCTMKNPKVEVFGYPPSPQAGLLCPQHVGLPPPTRTSPLVSGHCKNIPTLEYGFLVQIMKYAEQRIPTLNEYCVVCDEQHVFQNGSMLKPAVCTRELCVFSFYTLGVMSGAAEEVATGAEVVDLLVAMCRAALESPRKSIIFEPYPSVVDPTDPKTLAFNPKKKNYERLQKALDSVMSIREMTQGSYLEIKKQMDKLDPLAHPLLQWIISSNRSHIVKLPLSRLKFMHTSHQFLLLSSPPAKEARFRTAKKLYGSTFAFHGSHIENWHSILRNGLVNASYTKLQLHGAAYGKGIYLSPISSISFGYSGMGKGQHRMPSKDELVQRYNRMNTIPQTRSIQSRFLQSRNLNCIALCEVITSKDLQKHGNIWVCPVSDHVCTRFFFVYEDGQVGDANINTQDPKIQKEIMRVIGTQVYTN comes from the exons ATG GACATCAAAGGCCAGTTCTGGAATGACGATGATTCAGAAGGGGACAACGAATCAGAAGAATTTCTGTATGGAGTTCAG GGGAGCTGTGCAGCTGACCTATATAGACACCCACAGCTGGATGCAGACATTGAAGCAGTGAAGGAGATCTACAGTGAGAACTCCGTGTCCATCAG AGAATATGGAACTATCGATGACGTGGACATTGACCTGCACGTCAACATCAGCTTCCTCGAT GAGGAAGTGTCTACAGCCTGGAAGGTCCTTCGAACAGAACCTATTGTGTTGAGGCTTcggttttctctctctcagtacCTTGATGGACCAG aGCCGTCAATTGAGGTTTTCCAGCCATCGAATAAGGAAGGGTTTGGGCTAGGTCTTCAGTTGAAAAa GATCCTGGGTATGTTTACATCCCAACAATGGAAGCATCTGAGCAATGATTTCTTGAAGACCCAGCAGGAGAAGAGGCACAGTTGGTTCAAGGCAAGTGGTACCATCAAGAAGTTCCGAGCTGGCCTCAGCATCTTCTCGCCCATCCCTAA GTCTCCCAGTTTTCCTGTCATACAGGATTCCATGCTGAAAGGAAAACTGGGTGTACCAGAGCTTCGAGTTGGACGCCTTATGAACCGTTCCATTTCTTGCACCATGAAGAACCCAAAAGTAGAGGTGTTTGGCTATCCCCCCAGCCCTCAGGCAGGTCTCCTGTGCCCCCAGCATGTgggcctccctcccccaacacggACTTCTCCTTTG GTCAGTGGTCACTGCAAGAACATCCCCACTCTAGAGTATGGATTCCTTGTCCAG ATCATGAAGTATGCAGAGCAGAGGATCCCAACGCTGAATGAgtactgtgtggtgtgtgatgaGCAGCATGTCTTCCAGAATGGGTCCATGCTCAAG CCAGCTGTCTGTACCCGTGAACTGTGCGTCTTCTCCTTCTACACGCTGGGAGTCATGTCTGGAGCTGCAGAGGAAGTGGCTACTGGAGCAGAG gTGGTAGATCTGCTGGTGGCCATGTGCCGAGCCGCTTTGGAGTCCCCTAGAAAGAGCATCATCTTCGAGCCTTATCCCTCTGTGGTGGACCCCACTGATCCCAAGACTCTGGCCTTTAACCCTAAG aaaaaaaattatgagcgGCTTCAGAAAGCTCTGGATAGTGTGATGTCCATTCGGGAGATGACCCAG GGCTCATATTTGGAAATCAAGAAACAGATGGACAAGCTGGATCCATTGGCCCATCCTCTTCTGCAGTG GATAATTTCTAGCAACAGGTCACACATTGTCAAACTACCTCTCAGCAGG CTGAAGTTCATGCACACCTCACACCAATTCCTCCTGCTGAGCAGCCCTCCTGCCAAGGAGGCTAGGTTCCGGACCGCCAAGAAGCTCTACGGAAGCACCTTTGCCTTCCA TGGGTCCCACATTGAGAACTGGCATTCAATCCTGCGCAATGGGCTGGTCAATGCATCCTACACCAAACTGCAG CTGCATGGAGCAGCCTATGGCAAAGGCATCTACCTGAGCCCCATCTCCAGTATTTCCTTTGGATATTCAG GAATGGGCAAAGGACAGCACAGGATGCCTTCCAAGGATGAGCTGGTCCAGAGATATAATAGAATGAACACCATCCCCCAG ACCCGATCCATTCAGTCAAGGTTCCTGCAGAGTCGGAATCTGAACTGTATAGCACTTTGTGAAG TGATCACATCTAAGGACCTCCAGAAGCACGGGAACATTTGGGTGTGCCCTGTGTCCGACCATGTCTGCACAAGGTTCTTCTTTGT ATATGAGGATGGGCAGGTGGGTGATGCCAACATTAATACTCAGGACCCCAAGATACAGAAGGAAATCATGCGTGTGATCGGAACTCAGGTTTACACAAACTGA